The Mesorhizobium loti DNA segment CCGAAGGCAGCAGCACCATGCTCGGCTTCTGGCTCTATCTGATGAGCGACTGCTTGATCTTCGCCATGCTGTTCGCGGCCTATGGCGTGCTCGGCGGCAATTACGCGGCGGGGCCTGCTCCGAAGGACCTGTTCGATCTCGACCTGGTCGCGGTCAACACCACCATGCTGCTCTTGTCGTCGATCACCTATGGCTTTGCCATGCTGACAATGGACAAGGGCCGCGTCGCTGCAACGCAAGCCTGGCTTGCCGTGACCGGCCTGTTCGGCCTGGCCTTCCTGTCGATCGAACTCTACGAATTCGCGCACATGATCCATGAAGGCGCGACACCACAGCGTAGCGCCTTCCTGTCGTCCTTCTTCACTTTGGTCGGCACGCACGGCCTGCATGTCACCTTCGGCACCGTCTGGCTGGTGACGCTGATGACGCAGGTCGCCAGGTTCGGCCTCACCGAGGCCAACCGCCGCCGGCTGATGTGCCTCTCGATGTTCTGGCATTTCCTCGACGTCGTCTGGATCGGCGTCTTCACCTTCGTCTATCTGATGGGGATGTTGCGATGAGCGCTCATGATCACGCTGCCGATCACGGCCACGCCCATGGTGGAGCCGCGCATGGATCGTTCAGGGGTTATCTGATCGGCTTCGTCCTGTCGGTGATCCTAACCGCCATCCCGTTCTGGCTGGTCATGAGCGGCGCCATCGACAACAAACAGGCCACGGCCATCGTCATCATGGCCTTCGCGGTGGTGCAGATCGTCGTCCACATGGTCTTCTTCCTGCATATGAACACCGCCTCGGAGGGCGGCTGGTCGATGCTGGCCCTGATCTTCACACTGATCCTGGTCGTCATCGTGCTGACCGGCTCGCTCTGGGTGATGTACCACCTCAACGCCAACATGATGCCTGGGCTTCACGACATGCGCGAGATGCCATGAGCCCGGCGCCGGGCGGGCGGAGGGCCACTGTCGAGTCAGGGATCGGGCAGGCCGGCATTGATCTGTCCGCCGCGCCACGAAAGGACGCCGACAGATCGCCTGCGTCGCGGCTTTTCCTCGCACTGCTCGGCCTCCTCGGCGTGCTGGTGTTTCTTGGGCTCGGCATCTGGCAGTTGGAAAGGCGGGTCTGGAAGCTCGACCTGATCGCCCGCGTCGACCAGCGCATTCATGCTCCGGTTGCCGATGCCCCCGGCCCGGGGGCCTGGGCCGGCATGACCGCGGCCAGTGGTGAATACAGCCATGTGCGACTGGCTGGGCACTTTCTGGGCGGCGCCAACACGCTGGTGCAGGCGGTGACGGAACTTGGCGGCGGCTATTGGGTGCTGACGCCGCTGCGGACCGACCGTGGCTTCGTCGTGCTGGTCAACCGTGGCTTCATCCCCCAGCAGCGCAAGGCCGAATTCGAACAAGAGAGCGGTAGCTTCACCGCGCCGGCCGTCATCGATGGGCTGTTGCGCAAGAGCGAGCCGGGCGGTGGTTTCCTGCGCAACAACGATGCCGCGGGCAATCGCTGGTATTCGCGCGACGTCACCGCCATCGCAACTACGCGCGGCCTGACGGATGTCGCCCCCTATTTCGTCGATGCGGAGGCATCCGGCACGGACGGCTGGCCGCGCGGCGGCCTGACCGTCGTGACGTTCCGCAACAGCCACCTCGTCTATGCTTTGACCTGGTTCACGCTCGCTGCGATGCTTGTTGCAGCCCTGGCCGCGCCGATGATCGGCCGCCACCGGCGGCGAGGACCGGCAAGATGAGCGTCCCGACGCAAACGCTTCGCAACGACAAATCCTTCGCGGTATCCCTTGCGGGCAATGGCGGCACGGTCTCGGATCCCGATGCGGCGAACAGGAAGAACCTGCTCCTGCTCATCCAGCTGCGTTGGCTGGCGGTGGCGGGTCAGGTGCTCACCATTCTGGTGACGGAATACTGGTTCGATATCCCGCTGCCGCTGCCGGAGATGGCTGGCGTGGTGCTTTTCCTGATCGGGCTGAACATCTTCAGCCTCTTGGCTTCGCGCGGCCAGCGCCCGATCAGCAACGCGCAGCTCTTCGTCGCGCTGATTTTCGACATGGCGGCGCTGACGACACAGCTTTATCTGAGCGGCGGTGCCTCCAACCCGTTCGTGTCGCTCTATCTCTTGCAGATCACGCTTGGCGCCGCGCTGCTGACACCCTGGTCGACCTGGAGCCTGGTGGCCGCCGCTTCGGCCTGCTTCGTCTTCCTCACCTTCCAGTTCCAGCCGATCGCAATCCCGCACCAAGGCGGCAGCGACCTGCTGGCCCTGCATATCAGGGGCATGTTCATCTGCTTCGTGCTGGCGGCGGGCCTGATCGTGATCTTCATGACGCGCATCAACCGCAATCTGCGCGAACGTGATGCCTATCTCGCCGATCTGCGCCAGCACTCGGCCGAGGAGGATCACATCGTGCGCATGGGCCTGCTCGCCTCGGGTGCCGCGCATGAACTGGGCACGCCGCTGTCGACCATCTCCGTCATCCTCTCCGACTGGCGCCAGATGCGCAGCGTCACCCGCAATCGCGAGCTGGCCGGGGACGTGGCCGAAATGCAGGCGCAGATCGAGCGCTGCAAAAGCATCGTGTCGGGCATCCTGATGTCTTCGGGGCAGGCGCGGGGCGAAGGCACGATCCGCACCAGCATCCGCCATTTCATCGACGATCTTGTGATGGAATGGCGCGGCAGCCGCCAGCCGCTCAATCTGGAGTACAGCAACGATTTCGAACCCGACGAGCAGATCGTGTCCGACACGGCGCTGAAACAGGTCATCTTCAACGTGTTCGACAACGCGCTGGAGGCCTCGCAGGCTTGGGTCGGCGTCACCGCCGAGCGGCAAGGCGAGAAACTGGTGATTGCCGTGCGCGACCGTGGGCCGGGTTTTGACGAGGCTATTCTGGCCGCGCTCGGCCAACCCTATATGTCGAGCAAGGGACGGCCTGGCGGTGGCCTCGGCCTTTTCCTGGTCGTCAATGTGGTTCGAAAGCTGGGAGGCGACTTTTCGGCGCGTAACATGGAGCAGGGGGCCTGTGTTACGCTCTCGCTGCCGCTCGCGGCGCTGACCGATGGAGATGATCATGAGGCCTGATCGATCCCTGTTTATCGTCGAGGACGACGCCACCTTCGCCAAGACGCTGAAACGCTCCTTCGAAAAGCGCGACTACGACGTCGTGGTCTGCCACGGCAGGGAAGAACTGCTCGGCGCCCTCGAAACAGCGGTTCCTTCCTACGCCGTCGTTGATCTCAAGCTTGGCGCCGGCGGCTCCGGGCTGGAGTGCGTGAAGCTGCTCAGCGCCCGCGACGCTTCGATGAGGATCGTCGTGCTGACCGGCTTTGCCAGCATCGCCACCGCGGTCGAGGCGATCAAGCTCGGCGCATGTCATTACCTGGCCAAGCCTGCCAACACCGACGACATCGAAGCCGCCTTCGGCCGCGCCGAAGGCGATGTCTCGGTTTCCGTCAGCAATCGTCCCACCTCGATTAAGAACCTCGAATGGGAGCGTATTCACGAGACGCTTGTCGAGACCGGCTTCAACATCTCCGAAACCGCGCGCCGGCTTGGCCTGCATCGGCGCACTTTGGCCCGCAAGCTCGAAAAACGCGTGGTGAGATAGCGGGAAGCGCTACGTTCGCGACCCAGCCGAAACCGGTTGGTCCACCGGCTAATTCGAGCGGACGCATTCAAAGCTTTCCTGCGTAGCCTGGGATGCCTATCTGTGTGAACAGACACTGGAACAGGCTACAGACTTGGCGCAACGATCGGGCAGTGCGGATCTTCCACTTCATGGCGGACGCGTGCCGAAATGGCTGGGCGACCGCATGACGCGCCTTGGCGCCGTCATGTGCGAGGCGATCATCCATCATTATGGCCGCAACGAGCTGCTGCGGCGGCTGGCGCATCCGTTCTGGTTCCAATCCTTCGGCGCCGTCATGGGCATGGACTGGCACTCATCCGGCATCACGACCAGCGTCGTCGGCGCCTTGAAACGCGGCCTTACGCCGCTGTCGGGCGAACTCGGCATTCACGTCTGCGGCGGCCGTGGCGCGCATTCGCGCAAGACCCCGCATGAGCTTGCGGCAATCGGCGAGCGCATCGGCTTCGATGGAGAGCACCTGGCAACCGTCAGCCGGCTTGTCGCCAAAGTCGACAGTGCCGCCGTTCAGGATGGCTTCGACCTCTATCTGCATGGCTTCATCGTCACTGACGACGGCGATTGGGTGGTGGTGCAGCAAGGCATGAACGGCGACAGCAAGGTGGCGCGCCGCTACCATTGGCTGTCCGAAGGTCTGAAAAGTTTCGTCGATCAGCCGCACGCCGCCATCGAGGGCGCCAACCAGGGCGAGATCGTCAACCTGACCGACCGCCGCGCCGAGGCCTCGCGCCAGGGACAGCTGGACCTGCTCCAGGACCTTGGGCCGGATCGCATCCTGCGGGAATTCGCTGCCCTGGAGCCAGGCACCGCATCGGCTCCGGAGCAGCCGCTGCTGCCGCATCTGGTCATGCCGGCCCACCATGATGTCCGCGAAAGCGATGTCGTCATGCGCCGCCTGCATGGCAACATGGCGGCGGCCGCAGAGCGTGGCCCGGCGGATTTCTCCGAGCTTCTCCTGGTTCCCGGCGTCGGCGCGCGTACCGTGCGCGCGTTGGCCCTCGTTGCCGAAGTGGTGCACGGTGCGCCGTGCCGTTTTTCCGATCCGGGCCGGTTCTCGCTGGCGCATGGCGGCAAGGACCGGCACCCGTTCCCCGTTCCGCTCAAGGTCTACGACGAGACGATCGGCGTGCTGAAGTCCGCCGTGCAGAAAGCCAGGCTTGGCCGTGAAGAGGAAATCGGCGCGCTTCGGCGGCTCGACGATCAGTCGCGCGAGGTCGAGCGATACGTCACCGGCCCCAGCCTGAAGGAAATTGTCGCCGGCGAATTCGACCAGTCGCATCTGCTTGGCGGCCGCAGTGTCTTTGGTTGGGAACCGGCGCCGGACAAAGCGCCCGCGGAGCTCAACAAGAAGGCATGACAAGGCAAACAACCCTCAGTGTCATGCCACGCGACGGTAGCTGTAGCGATCGCGG contains these protein-coding regions:
- a CDS encoding two-component, response regulator, whose protein sequence is MRPDRSLFIVEDDATFAKTLKRSFEKRDYDVVVCHGREELLGALETAVPSYAVVDLKLGAGGSGLECVKLLSARDASMRIVVLTGFASIATAVEAIKLGACHYLAKPANTDDIEAAFGRAEGDVSVSVSNRPTSIKNLEWERIHETLVETGFNISETARRLGLHRRTLARKLEKRVVR
- a CDS encoding two-component, sensor histidine protein kinase; protein product: MSVPTQTLRNDKSFAVSLAGNGGTVSDPDAANRKNLLLLIQLRWLAVAGQVLTILVTEYWFDIPLPLPEMAGVVLFLIGLNIFSLLASRGQRPISNAQLFVALIFDMAALTTQLYLSGGASNPFVSLYLLQITLGAALLTPWSTWSLVAAASACFVFLTFQFQPIAIPHQGGSDLLALHIRGMFICFVLAAGLIVIFMTRINRNLRERDAYLADLRQHSAEEDHIVRMGLLASGAAHELGTPLSTISVILSDWRQMRSVTRNRELAGDVAEMQAQIERCKSIVSGILMSSGQARGEGTIRTSIRHFIDDLVMEWRGSRQPLNLEYSNDFEPDEQIVSDTALKQVIFNVFDNALEASQAWVGVTAERQGEKLVIAVRDRGPGFDEAILAALGQPYMSSKGRPGGGLGLFLVVNVVRKLGGDFSARNMEQGACVTLSLPLAALTDGDDHEA
- a CDS encoding bo3-type chinol oxidase, subunit IV, translating into MSAHDHAADHGHAHGGAAHGSFRGYLIGFVLSVILTAIPFWLVMSGAIDNKQATAIVIMAFAVVQIVVHMVFFLHMNTASEGGWSMLALIFTLILVVIVLTGSLWVMYHLNANMMPGLHDMREMP
- a CDS encoding surfeit locus 1 family protein — its product is MSPAPGGRRATVESGIGQAGIDLSAAPRKDADRSPASRLFLALLGLLGVLVFLGLGIWQLERRVWKLDLIARVDQRIHAPVADAPGPGAWAGMTAASGEYSHVRLAGHFLGGANTLVQAVTELGGGYWVLTPLRTDRGFVVLVNRGFIPQQRKAEFEQESGSFTAPAVIDGLLRKSEPGGGFLRNNDAAGNRWYSRDVTAIATTRGLTDVAPYFVDAEASGTDGWPRGGLTVVTFRNSHLVYALTWFTLAAMLVAALAAPMIGRHRRRGPAR
- a CDS encoding bo3-type chinol oxidase, subunit III, with protein sequence MLGFWLYLMSDCLIFAMLFAAYGVLGGNYAAGPAPKDLFDLDLVAVNTTMLLLSSITYGFAMLTMDKGRVAATQAWLAVTGLFGLAFLSIELYEFAHMIHEGATPQRSAFLSSFFTLVGTHGLHVTFGTVWLVTLMTQVARFGLTEANRRRLMCLSMFWHFLDVVWIGVFTFVYLMGMLR